One genomic region from Henningerozyma blattae CBS 6284 chromosome 2, complete genome encodes:
- the TPP1 gene encoding polynucleotide 3'-phosphatase (similar to Saccharomyces cerevisiae TPP1 (YMR156C); ancestral locus Anc_2.360), whose protein sequence is MSSKHQKIVLPYIIKYVPKELIKNKNVNLYGFDLDHTIISPKSGSIWPRDSHDWKYLKFCDKFETIDELFRIIEEDEQNVIIIFTNQGGVVSVPSTSKSCLKFTNKIEEILKDISERSKKNTKGNLIDRIWIYASTRESASMKKLNNKKSNGNDKKPSGIDKFIKKKKKEKTVENKVKNTTLKENVFTLMRKPNIGMSQEFVKDLLKNKGDVEYKWIYYCGDAGGRPNDHSDSDLQFAQNLNIEFKTPEQVFSTE, encoded by the coding sequence ATGTCATCTAAAcatcaaaaaattgtattacCATAcataattaaatatgttCCTAAAGAATtgatcaaaaataaaaacgtCAATTTGTATGGATTTGATTTGGATCATACAATTATTAGCCCTAAGTCAGGATCTATTTGGCCTCGAGATAGTCATGattggaaatatttaaaattttgtgataaatttgaaactaTTGATGAATTGTTTCGTATCATTGAAGAGGATGAGCAAAatgtaattattatatttactaACCAAGGAGGCGTTGTTAGCGTACCTAGTACGTCTAAGAgttgtttaaaatttacTAATAAGATTGAAGAAATACTAAAAGATATTTCAGAAAGAAGtaagaaaaatacaaagGGGAATTTAATTGATCGTATCTGGATTTATGCATCCACTAGAGAATCTGCAAGTATgaaaaaactaaataataaaaaatcaaatggtaatgataaaaaacCAAGTGGgattgataaatttatcaaaaaaaaaaagaaggaaAAGACTGTTGAAAATAAAGTGAAAAATACAACTTTAAAAGAGAATGTATTTACTTTGATGAGAAAACCTAATATTGGTATGAGCCAAGAGTTtgtaaaagatttattgaaaaataaaggaGATGTGGAATATAAATGGATATATTATTGTGGAGATGCTGGCGGTCGTCCAAATGATCATAGTGATAGTGATTTACAATTTGCtcagaatttaaatattgagtTTAAAACTCCGGAACAAGTTTTTTCAACAGAATAG
- the RPN6 gene encoding proteasome regulatory particle lid subunit RPN6 (similar to Saccharomyces cerevisiae RPN6 (YDL097C); ancestral locus Anc_2.361), with amino-acid sequence MSNETLNTARSLVKESRYDEAEPLYLQLINRTPPSDVNSIEAMDYKNIQEACILELAQLYADQKNSAKLKEFIPQSTEHMTLFAKSKTAKVLKLLIEKFQQVPDSLDDQISVCENAIEFAKREKRIFLKHSLTIKLATLLYLKKNYIQSLNLIDTLLKEFKKLDDKPSLVDVHLLESKVYHKLRNLPKSKAALTSARTAANAIYCSTSTMAELDMMSGILHCEDKDYKTAFSYFFESFESFHNLSTIDSYQNACQVLNYMLLSKIMLNLFDDVNNILNAKYTKETYQSKSIDAMKSIAEAFNKRSLLDFNNSMIQYKQQLIKDDLIKSHFNALYDTLLESNLCKIIEPFECVEISHISKMIGLDDQQVEGKLSQMILDKIFYGVLDQGNGRLYIFETPHQDATYDSALDLINQLNKVVDQLYEKASVLN; translated from the coding sequence ATGTCTAACGAAACTCTCAACACGGCAAGATCTTTGGTTAAAGAATCTCGATACGATGAAGCTGAACCTCTTTATTTGCAATTGATTAATCGTACTCCTCCTTCCGATGTCAATTCCATTGAAGCTATggattataaaaatattcaagaaGCTTGTATTCTAGAATTGGCTCAATTATATGCTGATCAAAAGAATTCtgcaaaattaaaagaatttatacCTCAATCGACTGAACATATGACCTTATTTGCCAAATCTAAAACTGCAAAAGTTTTGAaacttttaattgaaaaattccaaCAAGTACCAGATTCTCTTGATGATCAAATTTCAGTCTGTGAAAACGCTATTGAATTTGCCAAAAGAGAAAAGAGAatctttttaaaacattCTTTAACGATCAAATTAGCtacattattatatttgaaaaaaaattatattcagtcattaaatttaatcgatacattattaaaagaatttaaaaaattagatgataAACCTTCTCTAGTAGATGTTCATCTATTAGAATCAAAAGTTTATCataaattaagaaatttacCCAAATCTAAAGCAGCTTTGACTTCTGCAAGAACCGCAGCAAACGCTATCTATTGTTCCACCTCTACAATGGCAGAATTAGATATGATGAGTGGGATCTTGCATTGTGAAGATAAAGATTATAAAACCGccttttcttattttttcgAAAGTTTCGAAAGTTTCCACAATCTTTCCACAATAGATTCATATCAAAATGCTTGTCaagtattaaattatatgcTATTATCTAAAATCATGTTAAACTTATTCGACGatgttaataatatcttaaaCGCAAAATATACAAAGGAAACTTATcaatcaaaatcaatagACGCAATGAAATCAATCGCAGAGGCATTCAATAAAAGATCTCTTTTggatttcaataattctatGATTCAATATaaacaacaattaataaaagacGATTTGATCAAATCTCATTTCAACGCCTTATATGATACTCTATTAGAATCAAACTTGTGTAAAATCATCGAGCCTTTCGAATGTGTAGAAATCTCTCATATTTCGAAAATGATTGGTTTAGATGATCAACAAGTAGAGGGCAAATTATCTCAAATGATCTTGGATAAAATCTTTTACGGGGTTTTAGATCAAGGAAATGGTAGATTATACATTTTCGAAACTCCTCATCAAGATGCTACTTATGATTCAGCATTGgatttaattaatcaattgaataaagTGGTAGATCAATTATATGAAAAGGCTTCTGTATTGAATtga
- the TBLA0B09470 gene encoding uncharacterized protein (similar to Saccharomyces cerevisiae PMT1 (YDL095W); ancestral locus Anc_2.362): protein MSLPPSPPSPRANADTIADVREDALSIEKPLPSLTEKPSHAAGVSSVSKSSEKNGAESFVSTEKSAKFAKDTADRSLAANESLVTPAVLAPGPFRRYLVTTPLLHITLTPLERWAVPILTLVTLIVRCWSLTQPPSVVFDEVHFGKFAAKYVRHVFFFDVHPPLAKLLFAGISWFAGSDGRFEFDAIGTEFPTGVPYVAMRLLSSLMGVGTVLAMYYTLRASGVQVLVALLMSACLAVENAFATISRYILLDSPLVFFIALATLFFTRYQLYEPLSLQGLFNLLLSGLFLGCAASSKWVGFFTVAWVGCLSLIRVWLFLGDLRRSTTSLCRIIASKLSLLLLIPFSIYCISFYIHFQQLTQYDIGATIFSPELRSTLHGNPVPEKVLLDVGLGSEVTLRHVGTDGGYLHSHPEPYPEGSGQQQITLYGHSDPNNKWLIEDPEIPFGRPASFRNLTDGSRIRFLHSMTQRRLHSHDHKCPVSTYSDWQKEVSAYGNPGFNGDPNDDWIVEIDKEHSEPGEAQIRVQAMRTKFRLRHALMSCYLFSHDVKLPEWGHGQQEVTCAYMGKPDLLLWQVEDNERIDDDVAVAQTISYKTPSFWQKFVEVNRVMYSSNNKLTGSHPYQSQPQDWPFLKRGISYWGRPYKQIYFMGNAVVWWSTTFSLVAFIMIALLELIMWQLNYRVLQDPEIINFFIQSFEFALGYALHYVPFFFMGRQLYLHHYLPAYYYGILVLSHMLNILVTYVFRNKKNVAYVILFVYITCTLKFYQTYKPLSSGELWTKSQCEKSRLLQGWDYHCFNYLDSMEDYSSLPSEVFETEIVAPYVSNQFTFNEPDEPLALPEDNYDNTDDADEEDFKRQQQLLQQQFQQQQQQLQQQFQQQQQELQRRYNQRGAQGQYAPPPGVHNPGANAPPPNVAPGSYVKPPNQKQEERKQKMEERKRERVQREYKKFAEKIGTATDAERNKNLNVDEKLKQVDEILERAQGHAKFVDQDGNEIPENMVKQLLQNSGGYIIGSTKRVVGPRQT, encoded by the coding sequence ATGTCTCTTCCGCCCTCTCCACCAAGCCCACGTGCAAATGCAGACACAATTGCAGATGTACGTGAAGACGCTCTCTCCATCGAGAAACCATTGCCATCCTTAACCGAAAAACCATCACATGCTGCTGGTGTATCAAGTGTCAGTAAATCGtctgaaaaaaatggtGCTGAATCATTTGTGAGTACTGAAAAATCTGCCAAATTTGCTAAAGATACTGCTGATAGATCTTTAGCGGCTAACGAATCTTTAGTGACGCCTGCTGTGCTTGCACCAGGCCCGTTTCGCCGCTACCTTGTGACTACTCCGCTTCTTCATATCACGCTTACCCCATTGGAACGTTGGGCAGTTCCCATACTGACTCTGGTCACTCTTATCGTCCGTTGTTGGTCTCTTACACAACCTCCCTCTGTAGTTTTTGACGAAGTCCATTTTGGTAAGTTTGCCGCCAAGTACGTCCGCCACGTATTCTTTTTCGATGTTCATCCACCCTTGGCCAAATTACTATTTGCTGGTATTTCATGGTTTGCTGGTTCTGATGGCCGTTTTGAATTCGATGCCATTGGAACCGAGTTCCCCACCGGTGTACCGTACGTTGCAATGCGTCTGCTATCATCACTCATGGGTGTTGGTACAGTATTAGCAATGTATTACACTTTACGTGCTTCCGGTGTTCAAGTACTTGTTGCATTACTAATGAGTGCTTGCTTGGCAGTGGAAAATGCCTTTGCTACGATCTCCCGTTACATTTTACTAGACTCACCTCTAGTGTTTTTCATTGCATTGGCCACATTGTTCTTCACACGTTATCAATTATATGAACCACTCTCATTACAGGGTCTATTCAATTTACTTCTATCGGGATTATTCTTAGGTTGTGCTGCCTCTTCGAAATGGGTTGGTTTCTTTACTGTTGCCTGGGTCGGCTGTCTCTCACTTATCCGTGTTTGGTTATTCCTTGGTGACCTACGTCGTTCCACAACCTCTTTGTGTCGTATCATCGCATCAAAACTCTCTCTACTACTTTTAATCCCATTCAGTATTTATTGCATTTCATTCTACATACATTTCCAACAGTTAACTCAATACGACATTGGTGCTACTATTTTTTCACCAGAATTACGTTCCACCCTCCACGGTAATCCAGTTCCTGAAAAAGTCTTGCTTGACGTCGGTCTTGGCTCCGAAGTTACTTTACGCCACGTTGGAACCGACGGCGGTTATTTGCACTCTCATCCTGAACCTTACCCTGAAGGTTCTGGTCAACAACAAATCACACTGTACGGCCATTCAgatccaaataataaatggcTTATTGAAGATCCAGAAATCCCCTTTGGAAGACCAGCTAGTTTCCGCAATTTAACTGATGGATCTCGTATAAGATTCCTTCATTCAATGACACAAAGAAGACTTCATTCGCACGATCACAAATGCCCTGTGTCTACTTATAGTGACTGGCAAAAGGAAGTTTCTGCATATGGTAACCCAGGGTTCAATGGTGATCCTAATGATGATTGGATTGTGGAAATTGATAAGGAACATTCTGAACCAGGTGAAGCACAAATACGTGTTCAAGCTATGCGTACCAAATTCAGATTAAGACATGCGTTAATGAGttgttatttattttctcaTGATGTGAAATTACCCGAATGGGGTCATGGTCAACAAGAAGTTACATGTGCTTATATGGGTAAACCAGACTTGTTATTATGGCAAGTAGAGGATAATGAAAGAATCGATGATGACGTTGCTGTAGCACAGACCATTTCTTACAAGACACCTTCTTTTTGGCAAAAATTCGTCGAAGTAAATCGTGTCATgtattcttcaaataataagcTTACAGGCTCACATCCTTACCAATCACAACCTCAAGATTGGccatttttgaaaagagGTATTTCTTATTGGGGCAGACCTTACAAACAAATCTATTTCATGGGTAATGCTGTAGTGTGGTGGAGTACCACATTCTCCCTAGTGGCATTTATCATGATTGCtcttttagaattaatCATGTGGCAATTAAATTATCGTGTTTTACAAGATCCAgagattattaattttttcattcaatcGTTTGAATTTGCCCTCGGGTATGCATTACATTACGTtccatttttctttatgGGACGtcaattatatttacatCATTATTTACCTGCCTACTATTATGGTATTTTGGTCCTATCACATATGTTAAACATACTGGTTACATATGTTTTCCgtaacaaaaaaaatgtgGCATATGTGATTTTATTCGTTTACATAACTTGTACATTGAAATTTTACCAAACTTATAAACCTTTGAGTTCTGGTGAGTTGTGGACGAAATCTCAATGTGAAAAATCTCGTCTTTTACAAGGCTGGGATTATCATTGTTTCAATTACTTGGACTCAATGGAAGATTATTCTAGTTTACCAAGTGAAGTTTTTGAAACAGAAATCGTTGCTCCATACGTTTCAAACCAATTTACTTTTAATGAACCAGATGAACCATTAGCTTTACCAGAGGATAATTATGATAATACTGATGATGCcgatgaagaagatttcaaacgtcaacaacaattattacAACAACAGTtccaacaacaacaacaacaactaCAGCAACAGTtccaacaacaacaacaagaGTTGCAAAGAAGGTACAACCAAAGGGGTGCACAAGGGCAATACGCTCCTCCACCTGGCGTCCATAATCCTGGTGCTAATGCCCCTCCTCCTAATGTTGCTCCTGGCTCTTACGTAAAACCTCCTAATCAAAAAcaagaagaaagaaaacaaaaaatggAGGAACGTAAAAGAGAAAGAGTTCAAagagaatataaaaaatttgcaGAAAAAATAGGTACCGCCACAGACGCAGAACGTAATAAAAACTTGAACGTTGATGAAAAACTAAAGCAAGTAGATGAAATCTTAGAAAGAGCTCAAGGCCATGCCAAATTCGTAGACCAAGACGGTAATGAAATCCCGGAAAATATGGTCAAACAATTGTTACAAAATAGTGGAGGGTATATCATTGGCTCAACAAAGAGAGTCGTAGGTCCCCGTCAAACCTAG
- the UBX3 gene encoding clathrin-mediated endocytosis regulator UBX3 (similar to Saccharomyces cerevisiae UBX3 (YDL091C); ancestral locus Anc_2.365), which yields MSLNSIPGGFQEAPTSQGETIESNHGISDNEANLQRLPAIERLCAKIFQAPFIILYFVITLAFNVMDIFKPFKRMLCFYDRHPSQTVDRITQLNNLMDMLILECQTRNISKSLIDEENTLSERFDFNTLYNLNDGRLRDEIIKGTYTDLLDICTEQCKYGLIYLHDPLLDNSTNYLEEILCTENFINLVNKYQILLWFGDVVTSEGLQIVNAMKIRELPFLAVISLNSNKVMEMKGKLEGNLSKYESDYLETILNKNYNELLQLRQQKQNIALERIIREQQDSRYRESLRRDQRRDQERADAARIANEYRVKSRNWLLWRKSRLRCGDNEDSCRLAIRFEDGVRVVERFKSDCHVEDIYVYVVLREKGLLESEEEFHGDENEFESFVYDYGFRLVTPAPRKELDKNLVLKDEPLLYPSGSVLVESEL from the coding sequence ATGTCACTTAATTCTATTCCGGGTGGATTTCAAGAAGCCCCAACTTCGCAAGGAGAAACTATTGAATCAAATCATGGTATAAGTGATAATGAAGCTAATTTACAAAGATTACCAGCTATCGAACGATTGTGTGCTAAGATATTCCAAGCTCCATTTATCATActatattttgtaattacATTAGCTTTCAATGTTATGGATATCTTTAAACCATTTAAAAGAATGTTATGTTTTTATGATAGACATCCTAGTCAAACTGTTGATCGAATTacacaattaaataatttaatggATATGTTAATTTTGGAATGTCAAACAAGGAATATTTCTAAGTCATtaattgatgaagaaaacACTTTAAGTGAACGCTTTGACTTCAACacattatataatttaaacgATGGTCGTTTACGGGATGAAATTATAAAAGGAACATATACTGATCTTCTCGATATCTGTACAGAACAATGTAAATATggattaatatatttacatgATCCATTATTAGACAATAGTACTAATTATCTGGAGGAAATATTATGCACAgagaattttattaatttagtaaataaatatcagATATTGTTATGGTTTGGAGATGTGGTTACATCTGAAGGGTTACAAATTGTAAATGCAATGAAGATTCGTGAATTACCCTTTTTAGCTGTCATCAGTTTGAACTCTAATAAAGTTATGGAGATGAAGGGTAAATTAGAAGGAAATCTGAGTAAATATGAAAGTGATTATTTAGAGACAATTCTTAATAAGAATTATAACGAATTATTACAGTTACGTCAACAAAAGCAAAATATCGCTCTGGAAAGAATTATCAGAGAGCAACAAGACTCTAGATATAGAGAATCATTACGTCGAGATCAAAGACGTGATCAAGAAAGAGCCGACGCTGCACGTATAGCTAATGAATATCGAGTCAAAAGTCGAAACTGGTTATTATGGAGGAAATCTAGATTAAGATGTGgtgataatgaagattcATGCAGGTTAGCTATTAGATTTGAGGATGGTGTAAGAGTTGTTGAACGATTTAAAAGTGACTGTCATGTAGAggatatatatgtatatgtgGTGCTACGTGAGAAGGGACTATTAGAGTCCGAAGAAGAATTCCATGGTGATGagaatgaatttgaaagttTTGTATATGACTATGGATTTCGACTAGTAACACCGGCACCAAGAAAGGAATTGGATAAAAATTTGGTACTCAAGGATGAACCTCTTCTATATCCTTCTGGCAGTGTATTAGTGGAATCTGAATTGTAG
- the RAM1 gene encoding protein farnesyltransferase (similar to Saccharomyces cerevisiae RAM1 (YDL090C); ancestral locus Anc_2.366), with product MSKKQEVNAKLLGRKREVQETDVTDSILLQKPVVRREDSIETFMKELKTETTDERSEVMEECLKLLHERKDWVLKKAEHLKYLNMAFSLQLPSNMSVLDASQPWLLYWIANSLSVLDNKTDNLTDDFRTRIVEKLNAISPDGGPYSGGIGQLAHNASNYAAINALALCENINDCWDKIDRDAIHDWLLMLKQSNGGFKTCLEVGEIDIRGVYCALSIASLLNILTPELTDGVLSYIISCQSYEGGFGATPLTEESHGGYTFCGVASLAILNGLDKININKLLQWCSSKQCSEEMGFCGRSNKLVDGCYGFWVGGTCGILEAYGYGTFMNKKALRDYTLACCQSKHLPGLRDKPGKKPDFYHTNYALIGLVCTESEYSITTERKISNESSLHITSEPNKSLPNSHCSTVNPVYGLPISSVTAFSKHFR from the coding sequence ATGTCAAAGAAACAAGAAGTTAACGCTAAATTATTGGGTAGGAAAAGAGAAGTTCAAGAAACAGATGTTACTGACTCAATCCTTTTACAAAAGCCTGTTGTTAGAAGGGAAGATAGCATTGAAACATTCatgaaagaattgaaaactGAAACCACTGATGAAAGATCAGAAGTCATGGAAGAATGTCTTAAATTATTGCatgaaagaaaagattgggtattaaaaaaagcagagcatttgaaatatttgaatatggCTTTCAGCTTGCAATTACCTTCTAATATGAGTGTCTTGGATGCTTCACAACCTTGGTTACTCTATTGGATTGCCAATTCATTAAGCGtattagataataaaactGATAATTTGACTGATGACTTTCGTACTAGAATtgtagaaaaattaaatgcaATCTCTCCGGATGGTGGTCCATATAGCGGTGGTATAGGTCAATTGGCTCATAATGCAAGTAATTATGCGGCGATTAATGCATTGGCTCTTTGTGAAAATATAAACGATTGTTGGGATAAAATTGATCGAGATGCAATTCATGATTGGTTATTAATGTTAAAGCAATCTAATGGTGGGTTTAAGACATGTCTTGAAGTAGGtgaaattgatattagaGGTGTCTATTGTGCATTAAGTATAGCTTcgttattaaatatattaactCCGGAATTAACTGATGGTGTTCTTtcttatattatttcatgTCAAAGTTATGAAGGTGGATTTGGAGCAACTCCGCTAACAGAAGAATCTCACGGTGGTTATACGTTTTGTGGGGTTGCATCTTTAGCCATATTAAATGGATTAGATAAgattaatataaataaattattacaatgGTGTAGTTCTAAACAATGTTCTGAAGAAATGGGATTCTGTGGTAGAAGTAATAAATTGGTAGATGGGTGTTATGGATTTTGGGTTGGTGGAACATGTGGCATATTAGAAGCTTATGGTTATGGTACTTTTATGAATAAAAAAGCATTGAGAGATTATACGTTGGCATGCTGTCAAAGTAAACATCTTCCTGGATTAAGAGATAAGCCTGGTAAAAAGCCTGATTTTTATCATACCAATTATGCCTTAATAGGGTTAGTCTGTACTGAAAGTGAATATTCCATTACTACTGAGAGAAAAATATCTAATGAATCATCTTTGCATATTACATCTGAACCAAACAAATCACTACCAAATTCACATTGTTCTACTGTTAATCCTGTTTATGGATTACCAATATCATCGGTTACTGCATTTTCAAAACattttagataa
- the RIM13 gene encoding Rim13p (similar to Saccharomyces cerevisiae RIM13 (YMR154C); ancestral locus Anc_2.367) has protein sequence MSNVNEKSRWDAWETLNSLRLEFYKHGKLDNAELKKIERSALKSTDASFIEGVLQLKEDMELKNGNAIRRAAWLTSKGPRNIHYFPINSKIAGPIPFYNSEVLLTMDTSLRNKYTGNQPLMNETNYPYDCVSQNGDIEDCSLVCSLINSRLHGAPLPIPVLIENTSLYNLNLHFNGSDERLITVDVSTIPTTNNLSQLSLHSKNINDKIIERAYLWLMDQSYDTIGSNTAIDTFRLTGYLPEIIKPNIFSFDDYFRFFNSKLCLMALGTNMSLSTKSKLQLKTGHDYSIIDINKSTELFIISDPLKPWNILRISYEEVLNNISQVYLNWNWQKAFLVHKAITFKYDSKVSNQFQMKTIFDKPIFKIVNKSTKNIEKIWLLLETHLKSSKLEPLSIAYLTELNELSTTLISTVLEQPINDACSIGFYLLKFEIKPNMTKKLICYSSHTDVFTLHSYSISNDIIMTRDDTIKNTKSIHFGNGQAIYTLHDPLYHTNQSYSLKITNQSEDDDFSTVFITLQLMSNILNPQIPLHIYLFHYDDYELLNPLSIETNYEFSQFNTTPLSIMTNTRYRIICSTDESYLFGTKVIYKLTCNVLSDQPKEIAMNQIFINNEAGNMPYFEEYKFPVHFQTDNYSSLKLNFFSPTNQLTNSFVRICLFENISTLRVKYHIIDTSSGKLLSNLREYGVIPIGGFVIPNLKIPINANLKLVIEIRNEDLNNVRELESRYNANAIVKVSSDRKLILRIELF, from the coding sequence ATGTCTAATGTTAACGAAAAATCTCGATGGGATGCTTGGGAAACCCTGAATTCTTTACGTTTAGAGTTCTACAAGCATGGTAAACTTGACAATGCTGAgcttaaaaaaattgaacgGTCTGCCTTAAAATCTACAGACGCTTCCTTTATTGAAGGTGTACTACAGTTGAAAGAGGACAtggaattaaaaaatggaAACGCTATTAGAAGAGCAGCATGGCTGACCAGTAAAGGTCCCAGAAATATACATTATTTTCCtataaattctaaaattgcAGGGCCAATTCCTTTTTACAATTCTGAAGTGTTACTGACCATGGATACTTCATTACGTAACAAATATACCGGAAACCAACCTCTAATGAATGAGACTAATTACCCATATGATTGTGTTTCACAAAATGGTGATATCGAAGATTGCTCTTTAGTTTGTTCTTTGATTAATTCTAGATTACACGGAGCCCCTTTACCAATTCCGGTGCTTATTGAAAACACTTCTCTTTATAACttaaatcttcattttAATGGTTCTGATGAAAGATTAATTACTGTCGATGTTTCAACTATTCCTacaacaaataatttaagccaattatcattacattccaaaaatattaatgataaaattatcGAAAGAGCATATTTATGGTTGATGGATCAATCATATGATACAATTGGATCAAATACAGCAATAGACACTTTCCGTTTAACAGGGTATTTACCAGAAATCATTAAACCgaatatttttagttttgatgattattttagattttttaattcaaaactTTGTTTAATGGCTTTAGGTACCAATATGTCTTTATCCACTAAAAGTAAATTACAATTGAAAACAGGCCAtgattattcaattattgaTATCAATAAGTCTACTGAATTGTTTATTATATCAGATCCTCTGAAGCCTTGGAATATCCTCAGAATCTCGTACGAAGaagtattaaataatatttcgCAAGTTTATCTAAATTGGAACTGGCAAAAGGCTTTTTTAGTTCACAAGGCAAttacttttaaatatgATTCTAAAGTTTCAAATCAATTCCAAATGAAAACAATCTTTGATAAaccaatttttaaaattgttaataaatcaacaaaaaatatagaaaaaatttggtTATTGCTAGAGACGCATTTGAAATCGTCAAAACTAGAGCCATTGTCAATTGCATACTTAACTGAATTAAATGAGCTGTCTACTACTTTAATTTCTACAGTTTTAGAGCAACCAATTAACGATGCGTGCTCAATTGGCTTTTActtattgaaatttgaaattaagcCAAATATGactaaaaaattaatatgcTATTCTTCACATACTGATGTCTTCACTTTACATTCCTATAGCATATCCaatgatataataatgACGAGAGATGATACTATTAAGAATACTAAGTCGATCCATTTCGGAAATGGCCAAGCGATCTACACACTACACGATCCCTTGTACCACACCAACCAATCGTACAGTTTGAAGATTACAAATCAATCTGAAGATGATGACTTTTCAACTGTATTTATAACTTTACAACTAATGTCTAATATTCTTAATCCACAAATACCATTGCATATATACTTATTTCATTATGATGattatgaattattaaatccaCTTTCTATTGAAACAAATTATGAATTTTCACAATTCAATACCACTCCTCTTTCTATAATGACTAATACGCGTTACAGAATCATTTGTAGCACTGACGAatcttatttatttggGACAAAGGTAATATATAAGTTAACATGCAATGTTTTATCTGATCAACCTAAAGAAATAGCaatgaatcaaatattcataAACAATGAAGCTGGAAATATGCCATACTTTGAGGAATATAAGTTTCCAGTTCATTTTCAGACAGATAATTATTCTTCACTGAAGTTGAACTTTTTCTCACCGACAAATCAATTAACTAACTCTTTTGTACGAATTTGCCtctttgaaaatatatcaacATTGAGGGTAAAGTACCATATCATAGATACTTCTTCAGggaaattattatccaaTTTAAGAGAATATGGGGTAATTCCCATAGGAGGCTTTGttattccaaatttaaaaattccaataaaTGCAAATCTAAAACTTGTTATTGAGATCCGtaatgaagatttaaacAATGTTAGAGAATTAGAAAGTCGCTATAATGCTAATGCCATCGTTAAAGTTTCCTCTGATAGAAAATTGATACTTCGGATAGAGCTATTCTAG